Proteins encoded by one window of Apus apus isolate bApuApu2 chromosome 15, bApuApu2.pri.cur, whole genome shotgun sequence:
- the ASXL1 gene encoding polycomb group protein ASXL1 isoform X1, which translates to MREMKQRRKKERTWAEAARLVLENYSDAPMTPKQILQVIESEGLKEMSGTSPLACLNAMLHSNSRGGDGLFYKLPGRISLFTLKKDALQWSRNPPVPEGEELEDTADAESCGSNEASTVSGDNDVSLDETSSNASCSTESQSKGPAAARESHRAASQTAKQKKKTGVMLPRVVLTPLKVNGAHMESASGLTGRHADGESSSTSSSSSSSLALCKATLRSRAEINRDPPQLLRGIRKPTAGQMKRNRGEDIDFETPGSILVNTNLRALINSRTFNALPSHFQQQLLYLLPEVDRQVGADGLMRLSGSALNNEFFTHAAQSWRERLADGEFTHEMQVRIRQEMEKEKRVEQWKEKFFEDYYGQKLGLTQEESQEQNLVQEDAENRTGLSAKGEARPARGPAARQRDGRFRRRSRTDLRCRARRSLYRLREPEQTEPAKEPAPVEPDSSLHKEPKPEVDLKKDALASPSAAVVKPESSELHRSPETSELHSTSEDLLLAAANRIPGLPQENSAQEPKDQKRKCFEEAASASFPEKKPRLEDRQSFRNTIESVHPEKPQPTKEEPKVPPIRIQLSRIKPPWVVKGQPTYQICPRIIPSTEPSSRGRAGARTLADIKARALQARAQREAAAIGGGGGPGGGRSTDTGGGGGGSRSRAEHRRSRRSRGKRSSDLQRTQLLPPLHLSGEKPNSEVAAQEANTNPLLSSREDPLSSKREGSGGVESATGTRPGEAQPGRGCPGRQICEAWTGLSLDSATCERQQESPEQLLCEPRTEAPPCSAPQERQNPKLKHVAPPVNGPSCSQRQGSVVSPMGEGSVLQDVCAPAVQLDYPSDVKEDSSSCPALLPKLSSVGKEQHHEPEMVMSFRFNGSETFVERCVADGGNSKAASSGVESMVSALCNCSHPWAESMSGDKPGPEELDAESLVKPSSHDDFVSQNRMDAAEKLQLREECPRTAPESAQQASKETGELKTKWDEEVQSTHSGTTDTASDFEGDGADESVEMDLCFRSVSCREVTGKDSSCHSSSERCGRIRSKSPVEPGSLVPGGDFPAVSAVGAAPPWAPQAPSPPKPERPVGPARPVSSVETNNPLVMQLLKGNLPLQEVLPVSHTNIKLEIAQPGLDKQPESLSLQMERGSSCYFGKGSSPDVGIKTSALSRSDDFHVVRSSKDPQGTMCGSGAALPSTGDAEGQSIPEKHSKVGLTLSCQDQLANVASASQKPEDVGPQERTFSSCSFEEQKELSKVHRVPQHKPVTSVITNKSPEKLKTSTEPQFVSPAVTALGPNQTGGASVNKTYGVQGKKLFGSGFPHNPSVRLHHSRALDLVSALGTLSPSKQVPLNKSHAPGEGMPAAREEWTSKQHVGTLGGIKTEKVLACASPAKSNAENRQDAAPGPAEQSQALQGVPLLGDLPFLKFSREPGKGHSHPLEPSSIPSQLNIKQAFYGKLSKLQLNSTSFNYSSNTPAFPRSLAGSMMQLTHKANFAASHNSSLSVQMFADGSSVDEISFKCSCSLKAMIMCKGCGAFCHDDCIGPSKLCVLCLVVR; encoded by the exons atgagggagATGAAGCAGCGGAGGAAGAAGGAGCGCACGTGGGCCGAGGCCGCCCGCCTG gTGCTGGAAAATTACTCTGATGCTCCTATGACCCCGAAACAGATTCTGCAGGTCATAGAGTCTGAAGGACTAAAGGAAATGAG CGGCACCTCCCCGCTGGCCTGCCTGAACGCCATGCTGCACTCCAACTCCCGCGGGGGCGACGGGCTCTTCTACAAGCTGCCGGGACGCATCAGCCTCTTCACACTCAAG AAGGATGCCTTGCAGTGGTCCCGGAACCCGCCCGTGCCAGAaggggaggagctggaggacacAGCGGATGCTGAAAGCTGCGGGTCCAACGAAGCCAGCACTGTGAGTGGGGATAATGATG TGTCTCTTGATGAAACCTCCTCCAACGCCTCCTGTTCCACTGAATCCCAGAGCaagggacctgctgctgccagggagagCCACAGAGCTGCCTCCCAG ACAGCCAAACAGAAGAAGAAGACAGGTGTGATGCTGCCACGTGTGGTCCTGACACCACTGAAAGTAAACGGGGCACACATGGAATCTGCCTCTG GCCTCACAGGCAGACACGCCGAcggggagagcagcagcacgtccagcagcagcagcagctccttggccCTGTGCAAAGCCACCCTGCGCAGCCGGGCAGAAATAAACAGGGACCCCCCGCAGCTCCTGAGGGGCATCAGGAAGCCCACAGCTG GGCAAATGAAACGCAACCGGGGTGAGGACATTGACTTTGAAACACCCGGTTCCATCCTGGTCAACACGAACCTGCGAGCTCTGATCAACTCCAGAACCTTCAACGCGCTCCCGTCgcacttccagcagcagctcctctacCTCCTGCCAGAAGTGGATAGACAG GTGGGGGCTGATGGGCTGATGCGCCTCAGCGGCAGCGCCCTGAACAACGAGTTCTTCACCCACGCGGCGCAGAGCTGGAGGGAGCGGCTGGCGGATG GTGAATTCACCCATGAGATGCAAGTTCGAATTCGGCAGGagatggaaaaggagaagagggtGGAGCAGTGGAAAGAGAAATTCTTTGAGGACTACTATGGACAAAA GTTGGGCTTGACCCAAGAAGAATCCCAGGAGCAGAATTTGGTGCAGGAAGATGCTGAGAACAGGACAGGACTGTCGGCTAAAGGGGAGGCCCGGCCGgcgcgcggccccgcggcgcgGCAGAGGGACGGGCGCTTCCGTCGGCGCTCGCGGACCGACCTGCGCTGCCGGGCCCGGAGGAGCCTCTACAGGCTGCGGGAGCCTGAGCAGACAGAGCCTGCCAAGGAGCCTGCTCCTGTGGAGCCAGATTCCTCTCTTCATAAAGAGCCAAAGCCTGAGGTAGACCTGAAGAAAGATGCTCTGGCAAGCCCTTCGGCTGCGGTGGTGAAGCCAGAGAGTTCAGAATTGCACCGCTCTCCAGAGACTTCCGAATTGCACAGCACGTCGGAAGATCTGTTGTTGGCAGCTGCAAACAGAATTCCAGGTTTGCCCCAGGAGAACTCTGCCCAGGAGCCCAAGGACCAGAAGAGGAAATGCTTCGAGGAGGCTGCCTCTGCGTCCTTCCCCGAAAAGAAGCCCCGGCTTGAAGATCGTCAGTCCTTTCGTAACACAATTGAAAGTGTTCACCCAGAAAAGCCACAGCCTACTAAAGAGGAGCCAAAAGTCCCACCCATCCGG attCAACTTTCACGTATTAAACCACCCTGGGTGGTTAAAGGTCAGCCCACTTACCAGATATGCCCCAGGATCATCCCCAGCACGGAGCCCTCCAgccggggccgggctggggccAGAACCCTGGCAGACATCAAGGCCCGAGCCCTGCAGGCACGAGCCCAGCGAGAAGCCGCTGCCAtcgggggcgggggcggccccggcggaGGGAGGAGCACGGACACaggagggggtggaggaggatCCCGCAGCCGTGCAGAGCACAGGAGATCCAGGAGAAGTCGTGGAAAGCGTTCGTCAGATCTACAGCGAACACAATTACTGCCGCCTCTCCACCTGAGCGGGGAAAAGCCCAACTCTGAGGTGGCTGCACAGGAGGCGAACACGAATCCCTTGCTCTCCTCCAGAGAAGACCCCTTGTCCTCAAAGAGGGAGGGAAGTGGTGGTGTGGAGAGTGCCACGGGCACTAGACCAGGGGAAGCTCAGCCTGGCCGTGGTTGCCCTGGGAGGCAGATCTGTGAGGCTTGGACTGGGTTGTCCCTGGACAGCGCAACTtgtgagaggcagcaggagagcccagagcagctcctctgtgagCCACGGACTGAAGCCCCACCTTGTTCTGCACCACAGGAGAGGCAGAACCCAAAGCTGAAGCATGTGGCTCCTCCAGTCAATGGCCCATCCTGCTCCCAGAGGCAGGGATCTGTCGTCAGTCCCATGGGAGAGGGGTCTGTGCTCCAAGAtgtctgtgctcctgctgtgcagctggaTTATCCCTCTGACGTAAAGGAAGATTCCTCCAGTTGTCCTGCTCTTCTGCCAAAATTGTCGTCAGTTGGTAAAGAACAACACCATGAGCCAGAAATGGTCATGAGCTTCAGATTTAATGGTTCTGAAACATTTGTGGAAAGATGTGTGGCTGATGGCGGTAACTCCAAGGCAGCAAGTTCTGGAGTGGAGAGCATGGTCTCTGCTCTGTGTAACTGCTCCCACCCATGGGCAGAGAGCATGAGTGGGGACAAACCAGGTCCTGAGGAGTTGGATGCAGAGTCCCTGGTAAAGCCTTCTTCACACGATGACTTTGTATCTCAGAACAGGATGGATGCTGctgaaaaactgcagctgaGGGAGGAGTGCCCCAGAACAGCACCAGAAAGTGCACAACAGGCATCGAAAGAGACTGGAGAGCTCAAGACAAAGTGGGATGAGGAGGTGCAGAGCACACACAGTGGAACAACAGACACTGCCTCAGATTTTGAAGGTGATGGAGCTGATGAGAGTGTGGAGATGGATTTGTGTTTCAGGAGTGtcagctgcagggaggtgacTGGAAAAGACTCCTCCTGTCACAGCAGCTCGGAGAGATGTGGCAGGATTAGATCCAAATCACCGGTGGAACCAGGTAGTCTGGTCCCTGGAGGGGACTTCCCTGCCGTGTCAGCAGTGGGGGCTGCTCCTCCATGGGCACCACAGGCACCATCGCCCCCCAAACCCGAGCGGCCAGTGGGTCCTGCCCGGCCTGTGTCTTCTGTTGAAACCAACAACCCTTTGGTGATGCAGCTGCTCAAGGGGAACCTTCCACTGCAAGAAGTTCTCCCAGTATCTCACACCAACATCAAGCTGGAGATtgcacagccagggctggacAAGCAGCCAGAAAGCCTCTCCCTGCAAATGGAGAGGGGCAGCAGTTGCTATTTTGGCAAAGGATCTTCTCCGGATGTGGGAATAAAGACAAGTGCCCTAAGCAGGAGCGATGACTTCCACGTGGTGAGATCTTCCAAAGATCCCCAGGGAACAATGTGTGGATCAGGGGCAGCATTGCCTAGCACAGGAGATGCAGAGGGTCAGTCTATTccagaaaaacattccaaagTTGGCTTGACTTTAAGCTGCCAAGATCAACTGGCAAATGTGGCAAGTGCCTCTCAGAAGCCTGAAGATGTGGGCCCTCaggaaagaacattttcttcctgtagCTTTGAGGAACAGAAGGAATTGTCCAAGGTCCATCGGGTGCCACAGCACAAGCCAGTGACAAGTGTCATCACAAATAAAAgtccagagaagctgaagaCCTCTACAGAGCCTCAGTTTGTATCTCCAGCTGTAACTGCTCTTGGTCCAAATCAGACGGGAGGTGCATCAGTCAACAAAACTTACGGAGTGCAAGGCAAAAAACTCTTTGGTTCTGGTTTCCCTCACAACCCCAGTGTCCGACTGCATCACTCCAGGGCTTTGGATCTGGTGTCGGCCTTGGGAACCTTGTCCCCCAGCAAACAGGTCCCTCTAAACAAGAGCCATGCACCAGGAGAAGGAATGCCAGCTGCAAGGGAGGAATGGACTTCAAAGCAGCACGTGGGAACCCTGGGAGGAATTAAAACGGAGAAGGTGCTGGCGTGTGCCAGCCCGGCCAAGAGCAACGCGGAGAACCGGCAGGACGcggcgcccggccccgccgagcagagccaggctctgcagggtgTTCCCCTGCTGGGGGACTTGCCGTTCCTTAAGTTTTCAAGGGAACCAGGAAAAGGACACAGTCACCCTTTGGAGCCTTCCTCCATACCCTCCCAGCTCAATATCAAGCAAGCGTTTTATGGGAAGCTTTCTAAGCTGCAGCTTAATTCCACCAGCTTTAATTATTCATCCAACACTCCAGCTTTTCCCAGAAGCCTTGCTGGGAGCATGATGCAGCTGACCCACAAAGCGAACTTTGCTGCCAGCCACAACTCGTCCCTCTCTGTGCAGATGTTTGCTGATGGCAGCAGCGTCGACGAGATCTCCTTCAAGTGCTCGTGCAGCCTGAAAGCCATGATCATGTGTAAGGGCTGCGGGGCCTTCTGTCACGATGACTGTATAGGACCCTCTAAGCTTTGTGTATTGTGCCTTGTGGTGAGATAA
- the ASXL1 gene encoding polycomb group protein ASXL1 isoform X2 → MREMKQRRKKERTWAEAARLVLENYSDAPMTPKQILQVIESEGLKEMSGTSPLACLNAMLHSNSRGGDGLFYKLPGRISLFTLK, encoded by the exons atgagggagATGAAGCAGCGGAGGAAGAAGGAGCGCACGTGGGCCGAGGCCGCCCGCCTG gTGCTGGAAAATTACTCTGATGCTCCTATGACCCCGAAACAGATTCTGCAGGTCATAGAGTCTGAAGGACTAAAGGAAATGAG CGGCACCTCCCCGCTGGCCTGCCTGAACGCCATGCTGCACTCCAACTCCCGCGGGGGCGACGGGCTCTTCTACAAGCTGCCGGGACGCATCAGCCTCTTCACACTCAAG TAA